Part of the Oerskovia paurometabola genome is shown below.
AGACCGTCGCCTTGCCGGCGACGTCCGAGCCCGGCATCTTGGACGCCGCCACCGACGCGTCGACCGCGGCGTCGTACTGGATGGGGCCCTCGACGAACAGGTCGGGGCGGCGCGTGCGCACGAGCTCGGTCGCCGAGCGCACCTTGTCGACGTCCACGCCCGAGCCGGACTCGCCGGTCGAGTAGGACAGCATCGCGACGCGCTGGTCGATGCCGAACTGGAGGGCCGTCGCGGCCGACGAGATCGCGATGTCCGCGAGCTGGGTGTCGGTCGGGTCCGGGTTCACGGCGCAGTCGCCGTAGACCAGGACCCGGTCCTCGAGGCACATGAGGAACACCGAGGACACGACCGAGACGCCCGGCACGGTCTTGATGATCTCGAACGACGGCTTGATGGTGTGGGCCGTCGTGTGGCGCGCCCCCGAGACCATGCCGTCGGCCAGGCCCAGGTGGACCATCATGGTGCCGAAGTACGACACGTCCGGGACGATCTCGCGCGCACGCTCGACCGTCATGCCCTTGTGGGCGCGCAGCCTCGTGTACTCCTCGGCGAAGCGCTCGACGAGCTCGGGGTCGTGCGGGTCGATCACGGTCGCGGCGTCGATGTCGAGGCCCAGCTCGGTCGCGCGCGCACGGATCGACTGCTCGTCGCCCAGGATCGTCAGGTCGGCGACCTGGCGGCCCAGCAGGGTCGAGGCCGCACGCAGGATGCGGTCGTCGTCGCCCTCGGGCAGCACGATGTTCTTGCGGTCGGACCGGGCCCGCGAGAGCAGCTCGTACTCGAACATGAGCGGCGTGACGACCTCCGGGCGCGGCACGTCGAGACCCGCGACGAGCGCGGCGCCGTCGACGTTCTGCTCGAACAGCGCGAGCGCCGTGTCGACCTTGCGCTGCGACTCCTTGGACACCCGACCGCGCACGCGCGACGCGGCGCTCGCCGACCGGAACGTCCCGAGGTCCGTGCGGATGATCGGCAGGCTCGGGTCGAGGGCCTCGACCAGGCGACCCGTCGAGTCGGTCGGGTAGAAGCCGCCGTTGAGCACGATCCCCGCGAGCGACGGGAAGTTGCGCGCCTGGTGGGCCGCGAGCAGACCGATGAGGATGTCGCTGCGGTCACCGGGCGTGATGACCACGGCGCCGTCGACGAGCTTCTCGAGCAGGTGCTCGAGCGACATGGCGCCGACCAGCAGGTCGAGGACCTCACGGCCCAGCAGCTCGGGGTCGCCGAGCGCGAGCCGTCCGCCCACGGCCTCCATGATCGCGGCCACGGTCGGTGCGTTGAGGAACGGGTCCTCGGGGATGGCCCACCCGGGCAGCGAGCCCGACGCCGAGTGGGGGCCCTGGCCCTCGGGCGTGATCGTCGAGAGCTGGGCGCGCACCTGGTCGATGCTCTCGGGACGGCAGCGGTTCGCGATGACCGCGATGGGCTGGGCGTGGTTCGAGCGGAGCTCGTTGACGCTGACCTCGGTGAGGTTCGCGATGGCCTCGGGCGTGCGGTCGCGGCCCGAGACGACCAGGAGCACCGGGGCGCCCAGGTTGGCCGCGATGCGCGCGTTGAACGCGAGCTCGGTCGGGCCTGCGACGTCCGTGTAGTCGGTGCCGACGATCACCACGAAGTCGCACTGCTTGGCGACCTCGTGGTACCGGGCGACGATCTGGGCGAGGGCCGCCTCGGGGTCGGCGTGGACGTCGTCGTACGTGACGCCCATGGCCTCCTCGTAGGTGAGGTCGACACCGTCGTGCGCGAGCAGCAGCTCGAGCACGTAGTCGCGGTCAGCGGCGGGGGGTACAGCGGCGGAGCCGGCCCCGTCGACGGGGGCGGTGGCCCCCGCGACGGAGCTCGGGGCGGTCCGGGTCACGGGCCGGAAGACCCCGACCCGCTGGACCCGACGGGTCAGCAGGTCGAGGACGCCCAGCGCGATCGTGGACTTCCCCGTCTCGCCCTCGGGTGAGGCGAGGTAGATGGATCGGGCGGTGCTGGTCACTCGTTGTCGCCTCCGGTAGCGGCGGCCGCGTCGTACGACGGGCCGCTCCCTTCTGTCGCGGTGTCGCCCGCGTCGGGCCACACCCAGTCACGGACCGAGGGGATGTCCTCGCCGTGCTCTCTCGTGTACTGCCGTGCCTCGAGGCGGGCGTCGACCATCTTCTGGCGCAGGCCCGCCGCCTTCGAGCGCAGCGACGGCACGCGGTCGATGACGTCGATCACCAGGTGGAACCGGTCCAGGTCGTTGAGCATGACCATGTCGAACGGCGTGGTGGTCGTGCCCTCCTCCTTGTAGCCGCGCACGTGGATGTTGTCGTGCCCGTTGCGGCGGTAGGTCAGGCGGTGGATGAGCCACGGGTACCCGTGGTACGCGAAGACCACGGGCTTGTCCGTGGTGAAGAGCGTGTCGAAGTCGCGGTCGGAGAGCCCGTGCGGGTGCTCCTTCTCGTCCTGCAGGCGCATGAGGTCCACGACGTTGACGACGCGCACCTTGAGGTCGGGCAGGTGCTGACGCAGCAGGTCGGCCGCAGCGAGCGTCTCCAGGGTCGGGACGTCGCCCGCGCAGCCGAGCACGACGTCGGGGTCCTCGCCCGGGACCTCGCTGCCCGCCCACTCCCAGATGCCCAGGCCCCGGGTGCAGTGCGCGACCGCCTGGTCCATGGTGAGGAAGTTCGGCGCCGGCTGCTTGCCCGCGACCACGACGTTGACGTACTGGCGCGAGCGCAGGACGTGGTCGTACGTCGAGAGCAAGGTGTTGGCGTCCGGCGGCAGGTAGACGCGGACGATCTCCGCCTTCTTGTTCACGACATGGTCGATGAAGCCCGGGTCCTGGTGGCTGAAGCCGTTGTGGTCCTGGCGCCACACGTGGCTCGAGAGCAGGTAGTTGAGGCTCGCGATCGGGCGGCGCCACGGGATGTCGTTCGTGATCTTGAGCCACTTGGCGTGCTGGTTGAACATCGAGTCGATGATGTGGATGAACGCCTCGTAGCACGAGAACAGGCCGTGGCGACCCGTCAGCAGGTAGCCCTCGAGCCACCCCT
Proteins encoded:
- the pta gene encoding phosphate acetyltransferase; this translates as MTSTARSIYLASPEGETGKSTIALGVLDLLTRRVQRVGVFRPVTRTAPSSVAGATAPVDGAGSAAVPPAADRDYVLELLLAHDGVDLTYEEAMGVTYDDVHADPEAALAQIVARYHEVAKQCDFVVIVGTDYTDVAGPTELAFNARIAANLGAPVLLVVSGRDRTPEAIANLTEVSVNELRSNHAQPIAVIANRCRPESIDQVRAQLSTITPEGQGPHSASGSLPGWAIPEDPFLNAPTVAAIMEAVGGRLALGDPELLGREVLDLLVGAMSLEHLLEKLVDGAVVITPGDRSDILIGLLAAHQARNFPSLAGIVLNGGFYPTDSTGRLVEALDPSLPIIRTDLGTFRSASAASRVRGRVSKESQRKVDTALALFEQNVDGAALVAGLDVPRPEVVTPLMFEYELLSRARSDRKNIVLPEGDDDRILRAASTLLGRQVADLTILGDEQSIRARATELGLDIDAATVIDPHDPELVERFAEEYTRLRAHKGMTVERAREIVPDVSYFGTMMVHLGLADGMVSGARHTTAHTIKPSFEIIKTVPGVSVVSSVFLMCLEDRVLVYGDCAVNPDPTDTQLADIAISSAATALQFGIDQRVAMLSYSTGESGSGVDVDKVRSATELVRTRRPDLFVEGPIQYDAAVDASVAASKMPGSDVAGKATVFIFPDLNTGNNTYKAVQRSAGAIAVGPVLQGLNKPVNDLSRGALVQDIVNTVAITAIQAQAGSTTEPGTNGAPA